From the genome of Treponema peruense:
TTTTTTAGAGCAGCTTTTGTTGGGTTTAGTATTCTATTTTTGACATATCGGTGACTTCTTTGTTGTAGTCAACGCCGTCTACATCGAAGCCGTTGATTGTTAGGAAGTCGTGCTTGAGGCCGGCAAGATCTGTTGTCTGTGCAACATTCTCTTCGGTTACTGTCGGCATTATCTTGTCGACTTCGGCCTGAACTTTGGGGTCAAGTTCCCAGTCATCTATGCGAATGCGGTTTTCTGAATCTACAGGAACTGTTCCGGCTGCGTTGTCCTGTCCGGTATAAAGACGCTCGGCAAAGAGACGCTCCATCTGTTCAATACAGCCTTCGTGTGTTCCGTTTGCCTTCATAATCTTGAACAGAACGCCAAGGTAAAGTGAAATAATTGGAATAACTGCAGATGAACGTGTTACAAGACCCTTGTTTACGCTTACGTATGCTGCACCGCCAATCTTTTTGAGAGAAGCGTCAATGTTGCGTGCGCGTGCTTCGAGGTCTTTCTTTGCTGTTCCGATTGTTCCGTCGCGGTAAATTGCGTGTGAAAGTTCCGGTCCAATGTAAGAATATGCTACTGTGCGGCATCCTTCTGCAAGAACTCCCGCTTCTGAAAGCTGCTTGATCCAGCGCTCCCAGTCTTCGCCGCCCATTACTTTTACTGTATTGGGAATATCATCGCCTTCTGCAGGAGCAGCCGAGCTGAATGAAATTTTTCCTGTCATCATATCAAGTGCCGCACCGCTGTACTCTTTTCCTACAGGTTTGATTACCGAGCGGTAGAGTACTTTTGTGTCGGGGTCTGTGCGTACAGGGCTTGCAAGGCTGTATATAATAAGATCGAATTTTGAATTGAGCTTTTTTACTTCTTCTATTACAGAAGCGCGGCATTCGTCACTGAAAGCATCTGCGTTAAGAGTTACCGCCTTGAGGCCGGCGGCCTTTGCTTCCTTGTCGAATTCCATGTTGTTGTACCAGCCCGGGGTTCCGCCCTTGTTTACTGTAGGCTCTTTTTCGAATGAAACACCGATTGTGTCGGCACCGTATTCAAATGCTGCACTTATGCGGCTGGCAAGTCCGTATCCTGTTGAACATCCGAGGACGAGAACAGTTTTGGGGCCTTTTCCGCCTTCGGAAACTGACTTTATTGCGCGCTTTGCTTTCTGAGAGCGAACATAGTTAATCTGATTGAGTGTTTCTTTTGCGCATCCGATCGGGTGTGCGTTAATGCAGATATTGCTGCGAATCATCGGTTTAATAATCATAATTTTCTTAGCTCCTTTAAGCCTATAGATAGTTTCTAATTTTATCACGTCTCGACATTTTCCGTCAATATGTCAAAATAGAATGTGTTTTTTTACGGTTTGACTAGTTTCTGCCAATTTCTATAGACATGGATTCACTCAAAGCCTCTTCTTCACCGTCGTGCATGTACTCTATGCTGTAGGGACCGGCCGGAAGATCTGCGAGCGCGCGTTTGTTTCCTTTTATTGCAACGTCCATGTAGTCAGTACAGGCCGTAGTTACCGCCGTCATTATTGATTCAACAAGCATTATCAAAAATTCCGAACCTTCTGCATTTAAATCGGCTGAAGTATCATACGAAAATACTGCTTCCCGGAAAAAAAGCGTTTCGTTTGTAATTGCAGACCGCAGAGTGTATTTAACAGCGACATCAACCGAGCCTATGTTAAGAAAATTTGCCTTGTTCCAGTAGCAGATCTGTGTAAAAAGAACCGCATCTGTTCCCATTATCTGATTGAATTTTGTAAGGTCGCCTTCTGCAAACATCTCTGAATCATAGGCGCTCTGGCTTTGAAGATACTCCAGCGTAAGAAACTGCGGAAACACATAATAGCCTGCTTCTGCCAGCGGAATGCTCATTGTTGAATAAAAAAAGTCCTTTGCTTCTACACTTGTGCTGGCGTTTATTGGCGGCATGATAAGAATTGAGCGCGGCGCTTCTGCATACATCTGCGGGTAGCGTTCGGCTTTGGTCGGTACGTGAATCACGTTGTC
Proteins encoded in this window:
- the fabV gene encoding enoyl-ACP reductase FabV produces the protein MIIKPMIRSNICINAHPIGCAKETLNQINYVRSQKAKRAIKSVSEGGKGPKTVLVLGCSTGYGLASRISAAFEYGADTIGVSFEKEPTVNKGGTPGWYNNMEFDKEAKAAGLKAVTLNADAFSDECRASVIEEVKKLNSKFDLIIYSLASPVRTDPDTKVLYRSVIKPVGKEYSGAALDMMTGKISFSSAAPAEGDDIPNTVKVMGGEDWERWIKQLSEAGVLAEGCRTVAYSYIGPELSHAIYRDGTIGTAKKDLEARARNIDASLKKIGGAAYVSVNKGLVTRSSAVIPIISLYLGVLFKIMKANGTHEGCIEQMERLFAERLYTGQDNAAGTVPVDSENRIRIDDWELDPKVQAEVDKIMPTVTEENVAQTTDLAGLKHDFLTINGFDVDGVDYNKEVTDMSKIEY
- a CDS encoding GNA1162 family protein, which translates into the protein MVKTKHKIFYYIVQIFLACTLCSALFASCATMDNVIHVPTKAERYPQMYAEAPRSILIMPPINASTSVEAKDFFYSTMSIPLAEAGYYVFPQFLTLEYLQSQSAYDSEMFAEGDLTKFNQIMGTDAVLFTQICYWNKANFLNIGSVDVAVKYTLRSAITNETLFFREAVFSYDTSADLNAEGSEFLIMLVESIMTAVTTACTDYMDVAIKGNKRALADLPAGPYSIEYMHDGEEEALSESMSIEIGRN